The segment TGGGCCGCCCCGAACTGGGTTCGGTCGTCGGCGCGGTCGCCGTCTTCGTCTTCTTCTCGGTCGTCGCCGGCGACTTCTTCCAGGCCTCCAGCCTCTCGACCGTGCTCTACGCGGCCTCCACCATCGGGATCATGGCCGTCCCGGTCGCGCTGCTGATGATCGGCGGCGAGTTCGACCTCTCCGCCGGTGTCCTGGTCACCAGCTCGGCGCTGGTGTCGTCGATGTTCAGCTACCAGATGACCGCGAACGTCTGGGTCGGCGTCTTCGTCTCCCTGCTGGTCACCCTGGCCGTCGGGGTCTTCAACGGTCTGCTGCTGACCCTGACGAAGCTGCCCAGCTTCATCATCACGCTCGGCACCTTCCTGATGCTGACCGGGCTGAACCTCGGCTTCACCAAGCTGATCACCGGCCGGGTCTCGACCGACTCCATCAGCGATATGCAGGGCTTCGCCTCGGCGAAGAAGCTCTTCGCCTCCGAGCTGGTCATCGGGGACGTCACCCTGAAGGTGACCATCCTGTGGTGGTTCGGCCTGGTCGCCGTCGCCACCTGGGTCCTGCTGCGCACCCGCTTCGGAAACTGGATCTTCGCGGTGGGCGGTAACGCCGACGCGGCCCGCGCGGTGGGCGTCCCCGTCGTCCGGACCAGGATCGGCCTCTATCTGGGCGTGGCCTTCGCGGCCTGGATCTCCGGCCAGCACCTGCTGTTCTCGTACGACGTCGTGCAGTCCGGCGAGGGCGTCGGCAATGAGCTGATCTACATCATCGCCGCCGTCATCGGCGGCTGTCTGATCACCGGCGGCTACGGTTCGGCGATCGGTTCGGCGGTCGGTGCCTTCATCTTCGGCATGACCAGCAAGGGCATCGTCTACGCGGAGTGGAATCCGGACTGGTTCAAGTTCTTCCTCGGGGCGATGCTGCTTCTCGCCGCCCTGCTGAACGCATGGGTACGGAAACGGGCGGAGGCCACACGATGACGGAGCCGCGACAGGAGCCGGAGCACGTTCCGGAGCACGAGCCGCAGCCGGGTGCTCCGGCGGCGGACCCGGCGCCCCCGCTGGTCGCGCTCGACCGGGTCAGCAAGTTCTACGGCAACATCCGGGCCCTGGAGGGCGTCTCCCTGGAGGTCCACGCCGGGGAGATCACCTGCGTCCTCGGCGACAACGGCGCCGGGAAGTCCACCCTCATCAAGATCATCGCGGGTCTGCACCAGCACGACTCCGGAACGTTCTCCCTCGACGGCGAGGAGACCCGGCTGGTCAATCCGCGGGACGCCCTGGACCGGGGCATCGCCACGGTCTACCAGGATCTGGCCGTGGTACCGCTGATGCCGGTCTGGCGGAACTTCTTCCTCGGCTCCGAGCCGGTGAAGGGCGCCGGACCGCTACGGCGGCTCGATGTGCGGAAGATGCGCGAGACCACCCGGGCCGAACTGCTGCGGATGGGCATCGACCTGCGAGACGTCGACCAGCCGATCGGCACCCTCTCCGGCGGTGAACGGCAGTGCGTGGCGATCGCCCGGGCGGTCTACTTCGGCGCCAAGGTCCTCGTACTCGACGAGCCGACCGCCGCGCTCGGCGTCAAGCAGTCCGGTGTCGTCCTCAAGTACGTGGCGGCGGCCCGCGACGCGGGCCTCGGAGTGGTCCTGATCACCCACAACCCGCATCACGCCTTCCTGGTCGGGGACCGGTTCGTCCTGCTGAAGCGGGGCACGATGACGGCGAGCCACACCAGGGAGTCGGTGACGCTCGACGAACTCACCCGCCAGATGGCGGGCGGCTCCGAGCTGGACGACCTCCGCCATGAGCTGGAGCGCGCCGCGCCGGGCGCGTAGCGCCACGGACGGGGGTCCGGGGAAGTCCCGCCCCCGGGCCCGGGGGCGCGGCCGGTTCCGCCCCGCGCGGGGCGCGCGCGGCGCCTCGCCCCGGACCGCCCGAGGCGCGGGCCGCGGGGGGTGCCGTGAAAGAATCACCGGGCGGGGAGACCCGCCGCATCACGTGACCCCTTGACTCCGAGCACCCGCAGGGACATGAGCACCTACCGCGATTTCGCGCACCGCGGCTCCGCCCGCGCCACCGTCCTGCGCACCGTCGGGACCCGCGAGCGCCGCTCGCATCTGACCGCGCCCCGGGTCCCCACGGTCGGGATCGACATCGGCGGTACGAAGGTGATGGCGGGCGTCGTCGACGCGGACGGCGTCATCCTGGAGAAGGTCCGTACCGAGACGCCGGACAAGTCCAAGAGCCCCAAGGTCGTCGAGGACGTCATCTGCGAGCTGGTCCTGGACCTGTCCGACCGGCACGATGTGCACGCGGTCGGCATCGGTGCCGCGGGCTGGGTCGACGCCGACCGTTCCACCGTGCTCTTCGCCCCCCATCTCGCCTGGCGCAACGAGCCGCTGCGGGACGCGCTCTCCGCCCGCCTCGCCGTGCCCGTCCTGGTCGACAACGACGCCAACACCGCCGCCTGGGCGGAGTGGCGGTTCGGCGCGGGCCGCGGCGAGGATCACCTGGTGATGATCACGCTCGGGACCGGCATCGGCGGCGCGATCCTGGAGGGCGGCCAGGTCAAGCGGGGCCGCTACGGGGTGGCCGGCGAGTTCGGGCATATGCAGGTCGTGCCGGCCGGTCACCGCTGCCCCTGCGGCAACCGCGGCTGCTGGGAGCAGTACAGCTCCGGCAATGCCCTGGTGCGTGAGGCCCGTGAGCTGGCGGCCGCCGACTCACCCGTGGCGCATGTGCTGATCGAGCGGGTCGGCGGCGCGATCGGGGACATCACCGGACCGCTGATCACCGAGCTGGCCCGTGAGGGCGACGCGATGTGCGTGGAGCTGCTGGAGGACATCGGCCAGTGGCTGGGGGTCGGCATCGCCAATCTCGCCGCCGCCCTGGATCCCTCGTGCTTCGTCATCGGCGGTGGGGTGAGCGCGGCGGACGATCTGCTGATCGGGCCGGCCAGGGACGCCTTCCGCCGTCATCTGACCGGCCGCGGCTACCGGCCCGAGGCGCGGATCGTCAAGGCCCAGCTGGGTCCCGAGGCCGGGATGGTCGGCGCCGCGGACCTCGCCCGGCTGGTGGCCCGCCGCTTCCGCCGGGCCAACCGCCGCCGGGTCGAGCGCTACGAACGCTACGAGCGGT is part of the Streptomyces qinzhouensis genome and harbors:
- a CDS encoding ABC transporter permease; its protein translation is MSSTAPPPVDLGKGSAGDERLLTVSPLRRLLGRPELGSVVGAVAVFVFFSVVAGDFFQASSLSTVLYAASTIGIMAVPVALLMIGGEFDLSAGVLVTSSALVSSMFSYQMTANVWVGVFVSLLVTLAVGVFNGLLLTLTKLPSFIITLGTFLMLTGLNLGFTKLITGRVSTDSISDMQGFASAKKLFASELVIGDVTLKVTILWWFGLVAVATWVLLRTRFGNWIFAVGGNADAARAVGVPVVRTRIGLYLGVAFAAWISGQHLLFSYDVVQSGEGVGNELIYIIAAVIGGCLITGGYGSAIGSAVGAFIFGMTSKGIVYAEWNPDWFKFFLGAMLLLAALLNAWVRKRAEATR
- a CDS encoding ATP-binding cassette domain-containing protein — translated: MTEPRQEPEHVPEHEPQPGAPAADPAPPLVALDRVSKFYGNIRALEGVSLEVHAGEITCVLGDNGAGKSTLIKIIAGLHQHDSGTFSLDGEETRLVNPRDALDRGIATVYQDLAVVPLMPVWRNFFLGSEPVKGAGPLRRLDVRKMRETTRAELLRMGIDLRDVDQPIGTLSGGERQCVAIARAVYFGAKVLVLDEPTAALGVKQSGVVLKYVAAARDAGLGVVLITHNPHHAFLVGDRFVLLKRGTMTASHTRESVTLDELTRQMAGGSELDDLRHELERAAPGA
- a CDS encoding ROK family glucokinase — translated: MSTYRDFAHRGSARATVLRTVGTRERRSHLTAPRVPTVGIDIGGTKVMAGVVDADGVILEKVRTETPDKSKSPKVVEDVICELVLDLSDRHDVHAVGIGAAGWVDADRSTVLFAPHLAWRNEPLRDALSARLAVPVLVDNDANTAAWAEWRFGAGRGEDHLVMITLGTGIGGAILEGGQVKRGRYGVAGEFGHMQVVPAGHRCPCGNRGCWEQYSSGNALVREARELAAADSPVAHVLIERVGGAIGDITGPLITELAREGDAMCVELLEDIGQWLGVGIANLAAALDPSCFVIGGGVSAADDLLIGPARDAFRRHLTGRGYRPEARIVKAQLGPEAGMVGAADLARLVARRFRRANRRRVERYERYERYAQALRNPGAGRPSREA